The following coding sequences lie in one Candidatus Nitrospira allomarina genomic window:
- a CDS encoding gamma carbonic anhydrase family protein, translated as MLRTYRGIAPTVATSAFIEDTAVVIGDVAIGSESSVWFHAVVRGDVHSIRIGHRTNIQDLCLLHVTHDTHPLTLGDDITVGHHVVLHGCTVHDRVLIGMGTIIMDGAVIEEDCVIGAGALITRNIHIPSRSLVMGSPAKVKRLLTDAEVQWIKESAANYIRYAQQYVSEQNE; from the coding sequence ATGTTAAGAACCTATCGAGGGATTGCCCCAACTGTCGCAACCAGCGCGTTTATCGAAGACACGGCCGTCGTCATCGGGGATGTGGCCATCGGATCGGAATCGAGCGTCTGGTTTCATGCCGTCGTACGCGGGGACGTGCATTCTATCCGTATTGGCCATCGGACCAATATTCAAGACCTCTGCCTGTTGCACGTCACCCATGACACCCATCCCCTGACTCTTGGCGATGACATCACCGTGGGCCATCATGTGGTCCTCCATGGATGCACGGTACATGATCGGGTGCTGATTGGTATGGGCACTATTATCATGGATGGAGCCGTGATCGAAGAAGACTGTGTCATTGGTGCTGGAGCCTTAATTACGAGGAATATCCACATCCCTTCGAGGAGCCTGGTCATGGGGTCTCCGGCTAAAGTGAAACGCCTGTTGACGGATGCTGAAGTGCAGTGGATCAAAGAATCTGCCGCA
- a CDS encoding alpha/beta hydrolase family protein, whose translation MARPTTSTFCKLSQPVETASPTDSWDGRTEAPVSFTGSSGIVTTGIFAQPAASTNRAVILCHGFPSDKNSRTNRRLTDLLIPQSIATLRFDWYGMGDSPEPLSHLRIQKCEEQLDAAVSFLTERSMKALGLIGSSFGGFMAILSAPRYPLLQALGLKCPVVDFSEVLRLELGADAMDRWKRTDHIPDVFGGDLPTPLPYAFFEECLTYNGYNSASRIQAPTLIVHGDQDEIIPVHQIDQLLTSLSVPKDFRLIPGANHQFGRPEDFRLMTTHLAKWMIAHLPLS comes from the coding sequence ATGGCCCGACCGACCACTTCTACTTTCTGCAAGCTTAGCCAACCCGTGGAGACCGCATCGCCCACAGACAGCTGGGATGGGAGGACTGAAGCTCCTGTCAGCTTTACCGGCTCATCCGGCATCGTGACAACAGGGATTTTCGCTCAACCGGCAGCCTCCACAAATCGAGCGGTAATCCTTTGTCATGGATTTCCCTCCGATAAAAACAGTCGAACCAACCGGCGGCTGACGGACCTTCTCATTCCTCAATCCATCGCGACGCTTCGATTCGATTGGTATGGCATGGGTGACTCACCGGAGCCCCTGTCACACCTCCGCATTCAAAAATGTGAGGAGCAACTGGATGCGGCCGTCAGCTTTCTCACAGAAAGATCCATGAAGGCTCTCGGACTCATTGGATCCAGCTTTGGTGGATTCATGGCCATCCTTTCTGCCCCTCGGTATCCTCTCCTCCAGGCCCTGGGCCTGAAGTGCCCCGTGGTTGATTTTTCGGAAGTGCTTCGCCTGGAATTGGGAGCAGACGCCATGGACCGATGGAAACGCACCGACCACATACCCGACGTCTTCGGTGGCGATCTTCCGACACCTTTGCCGTATGCCTTTTTCGAGGAATGTCTCACCTATAACGGTTACAACTCAGCTTCGCGCATTCAAGCCCCCACACTGATTGTGCATGGGGATCAAGACGAAATCATTCCCGTCCATCAGATTGATCAATTACTGACGTCTCTGAGCGTGCCCAAGGATTTTCGCCTCATTCCCGGTGCAAACCATCAATTCGGACGGCCTGAAGATTTTCGTCTCATGACCACCCATTTGGCCAAGTGGATGATCGCTCATCTGCCTCTCTCGTGA